From the Eschrichtius robustus isolate mEscRob2 chromosome 3, mEscRob2.pri, whole genome shotgun sequence genome, the window ACAAAACACGCACATCTATACCCCATTAGGTTCTCCCAAACTAGGTAAAAATACTCCGTCACTTATCTGAAAGAAATGGCTGTGTTCGTACTTAACGACTGTGAACGCTCTTAACGTTAACTAgatgaggaaaaaaagcaaagtagAGCTACAAAAAACCTGTGTAAAACAACATGACAGCTTCTTCCACTGAGAGAGTGGGTGGCTCTAAAAAGAGCCTTTGGAAAGTCAAGCGGCTCGGCGCCTCGTGCGAGCGCCGCATCCCGGCAGGAACTCACTTGGAGCTGGTGTACTTGGTGACCGCCTTGGTGCCCTCGGACACGGCGTGCTTGGCCAGCTCGCCGGGCAGCAGCAGGCGCACGGCCGTCTGGATCTCCCGGGACGTGATGGTCGAGCGCTTGTTGTAATGCGCCAGGCGCGACGCTTCGCCCGCGATGCGCTCGAAGATGTCGTTGACGAACGAGTTCATGATGCCCATGGCCTTGGACGAGATGCCGGTATCCGGGTGCACTTGCTTCAGCACTTTGTACACGTAAATGGAATAGCTCTCCTTGCGGCTGCGCTTGCGCTTCCTGCCGTCCTTTTTCTGGGCTTTGGTGACAGCTTTCTTCGAGCCCTTTTTGGACGCCGGGGCGGATTTTGCCGGTTCAGGCATAACGGCAAACACGAGCTGCAGAGACCACCACGAACGCAAACACAACAACCGCACCGAGGCTACCGGAAGCGACTCGGTACTTATAGAGGCTGTACGCAAATTAAGGTTCGGATTACGCCGCGTTGCGATTCGCGAGTTTTCAGTGGCTCTCTTGCGAGGGGGACGAGGTTATGTAAATGAGTGGATTCTGGTTGAGCTATCCTATTGGTCATCAGGACAAAGCTGTGCTGTAGCCAATCAAATTGCTCCGTAGACAATCGCCGTTCTGCCTATAAAAGGGTGAAGCGGCGCTCTTGGGAACGATTTTGTTAGCTATCAAACGGGAGCAGTTTTCAGTGTCTGTGGCTGTCATGTCTGGTCGTGGCAAACAAGGAGGTAAGACCCGCGCCAAGGCTAAGTCGCGGTCGTCCCGCGCAGGTCTGCAGTTTCCGGTGGGGCGAGTGCATCGTCTGCTGCGTAAAGGCAACTAcgcggagcgggtgggggctggcgCGCCCGTGTACATGGCGGCAGTTCTTGAGTATCTGACCGCCGAAATCCT encodes:
- the LOC137762591 gene encoding histone H2B type 2-E-like isoform X2, with translation MPEPAKSAPASKKGSKKAVTKAQKKDGRKRKRSRKESYSIYVYKVLKQVHPDTGISSKAMGIMNSFVNDIFERIAGEASRLAHYNKRSTITSREIQTAVRLLLPGELAKHAVSEGTKAVTKYTSSKAGDCCCLRRLLI
- the LOC137762591 gene encoding histone H2B type 2-E-like isoform X1, coding for MPEPAKSAPASKKGSKKAVTKAQKKDGRKRKRSRKESYSIYVYKVLKQVHPDTGISSKAMGIMNSFVNDIFERIAGEASRLAHYNKRSTITSREIQTAVRLLLPGELAKHAVSEGTKAVTKYTSSKDFPGGTVVKNPPANAGDTGSSPGPGRSHMPWSN